The region GTGATCGGTTTCAATCCCTGGAGCGCGTACGGGCTCTGGCGGTGGGCGCGCCGCTGGCGAAATCAGGCGCCCTGGTGCGTCAATTTTTTAAGCGGCGCACGACTCGGCGACTGGTTGTCGCTGCTGGGTTTTGTGGTTGAAACGTGTGACTACGTCGGTTTCGCACCGCCTTTGCAGCGAGAAAAGCTGCGCACGCGTCTGGCGCCGATCGAACGTATCATGCGCGGCGCCGTGCCATTAATGGGTGGTGTGCGCGTGTTGCTGGCGCGCAAGCGGGTCGCGACCTTGACGCCTTTGAAACCAAGCTGGCGCCGGCATAGCGGTCTGGTGCCGGGTAAGCTGGCCGAACCGTCCACGCGCGCGGCGCAGGCGTGCCAGCGGTGCCCGCGCTAGGGCTGCGGCGCATGGCGAACACGGTCGAGATATTCACGGACGGCGCGTGCCGCGGCAACCCAGGGCCCGGCGGGTGGGGCGCGTTGCTGCGCTGCCGCGGTCGGGAAAAAAACCTGCTCGGGGCGGAACCGCTGACGACCAATAACCGGATGGAACTCATGGCCGCCATCGCCGCACTGGATGCACTGAAAAGCGGTTGCGATGTGGTGCTGACCACGGATTCCAGATATGTCATGAGCGGCATCAACACCTGGATGGCGGACTGGAAAAAGCGTGGCTGGCGCACGGTGGCGCGCAAGCCAGTAAAAAACGAGGACTTGTGGCGCCGGCTCGATGACGCCTGTGGCAGACATCGTATCGAATGGCGCTGGGTTAAGGGCCACAGCGGCCATGCGGAAAACGAGCTGGTGGATCGCCTGGCGAATCAGGCTATCGACGAGCTGCTGTCGCGATCCGACGCGTGTAACGCGGCAAGAAATGTGACGGCGAACTAGACCGTGCGGCAGGTCGTGCTCGATACGGAAACGACGGGTCTCGAGGCCGCTCAAGGTCATCGCATTATCGAAATCGGTTGCGTGGAGGTGATCAATCGCCGAATCACCGGACGCCAGTTGCATTGTTACATTCAGCCCGACCGGGAGATCGACGCGGCTGCGGCCGAGGTGCACGGCATCACCGCGGAGTTCCTCGCCGACAAACCGCGCTTCGCGGCGGTGGTGGACGAACTGGTCAACTTTGTGCGCGGCGCGGAATTAATCATTCACAACGCGCCGTTCGATGTCGGTTTTCTGGACGCGGAACTGGCCACGGTAGAACGTGGTTGTGTGCGCGACACTTGCGACGTGCTGGATTCTCTGGGGCTCGCGCGGCAACTGCATCCTGGACAGAAAAACGGTCTGGACGCGCTGTGCAAACGCTACGGCGTCGACAATTCCGGCCGCGAACTACACGGTGCACTGCTGGATGCGCGCATCCTGGCCGAGGTTTATCTGGCCATGACCGGCGGCCAGAGCAGTCTGCTGCTGGGCGAACTGGAGGCAGGATCAACGCAGACCGACGCGCCGCAGCGTCTCACCCCACGCCATGCGCCCTTGTGCGTAATCAAGGCCGGTCGCGACGAGCGGGAAGCGCATGCCGCCACTTTGAGGGCGATCGATCAGGCCAGCGGCGGTCAATGTCTGTGGCTGCAATCCGGGGAAAATCCGCACGATAATGAGTGACGGCAGCCAGCGATTACCGCTTCTGTTAGGGACATTGCGAATAAGGTTATAGCCAGGGTAAGTTCAGTTGCGCAGACCGCCCGGCGACGTAAACGGCGGCTTTACGAGCTGTGCTTCAACAAGCGTTGCTTATCGCGTTGCCAGTCGCGTTGTTTTTCCACGGCGCGTTTGTCGAATTGTTTTTTGCCGCGCGCGAGACCGACTTCCAGTTTGGCGCGACCGCGTTTCCAGTACAGCGCGGTGGGCACCAGCGCCTGACCCTTGCGTTCCACCGCCCCGATGAGTTTGTCCAGTTCTTCTCGATGTAACAGCAGTTTGCGCGTCCGGATCGGATCGGGCGAGATATGCGTCGAGGCGGTGGTCAGCGGCGATATGTGCGCCCCCAGCAGCCACGCCTGCGCATCCCGGATCACGACGTAGCTTTCCATCAACTGCGCACGCCCTGCGCGCAGGCTCTTGACTTCCCACCCCTCCAGCGCCAGCCCGGCTTCGAATCGCTCTTCGATAAAGAAATCATGGCGCGCCTTCTTGTTCAGTGCGATGGTGGCGCGATCGGGCTTGGTTTGCTTGTTCATGCCCGCATTATACGGGATTGCTGTTTGACCCCGACTGTTAACGCCGATGGGCGCCGGTTGTGCGCCCGCGGGATTTTCCGCACTATTCACCGTTTGATCCGTCTGCGTTGCCATGAAAACAATCCACCGCGATGCCTCGGTGCCGTACACGCCTACCGAAATGTTTCAACTGGTCGACGATATCGAGGCCTATCCGCAGTTTCTTCCCTGGTGCCGTGTTGCGCGGGTGCTGGCGCGCGATCAACGTCAGGTCCGGGCGATGCTCGCGGTCGCCAAGGGCCGCATTGAAAAATCGTTTACGACGCTCAACATCCTGCGGCCGCACGACCAGATCGATGTGCGGCTGGTGGAAGGTCCGTTTCGCAAACTCGACGGTTTATGGCGGTTCGAGTCTCTGGCGGGCGGGGGTTGTCATGTTACGCTGGATATGACCTTCGAGATGTCCAGCAGGCTTATGGCGATGACCCTGGGGCCGGTGTTCAACCAGGCCGCCAATATGTTGGTGGATGCGTTCGTCAAACGCGCGCGGGAAGTTTATGGACGTCGCTGAGCAACCTGCATCAATCACGGTAGAGGTTGTTTACGCGACCTGCAACGAACAGGCCGGCGTCAACTTGCGGATGAAAAGCGGCGCGACTCTGCGTGATGCCGTTGAGCGTTCCGGCCTGCTGACCCGCTTTGCGGACATCGATCTGAACATCAATAAAACCGGCGTTTACGGCAGGCTGACAGCGTTGGACCACCGGCTTCGGGAGGGGGATCGCGTGGAGATTTATCGTCCCTTGCGCGCCGATCCGAAGGAGAGTCGACGGCAGCGCGCACGCAAGGGGTCTGAGCCGAGCAAGTCGCCCAAACGCTGACCGCGCCTGGCTTTAAGCATTCCCTTGCGGACGCTTGATACGGATTACCTGCCCACTTTCAAAAAACACGGTTAAGCGGCGTTGTTCGGTCTTGCCATAGCCGGGATCGTAATAATAAACATAGTCCCAGCGATCGGTATGGTAACTGTCGTCGATAAGAGGATTGCCAAGCAGATAAGTGACCTGCTCGGGATTCATGCCGAGCTCCAGCTGCTTCACGTCTCTCTCTTTAAGCGCGTTGCCCTGCCGGACATCGATACGATGCACTGAAAATACCGAACAGCCGGCGAGCACCAGGCTGATCATCATGAAAACAGTCAGGCAGATCTGTCGGAGGCGTGAAGTTTGGTGTGTCATGACGTGAACAACAAGGCGCTTGCGGGTGATAAACTATGGTCGCATGATACGTGATCCGCTCCGGAGGGCATAGTGGAAAGTCAGGATCTCAAAAAGGCAGGTCTTAAGGTGACGCTGCCGCGCATGAAGATTCTCGAGATCCTCGAGAAATCGAACCCGGAAACGCACCACCTCACGGCGGAAGATATTTACCGGCTTCTACTGGAGGCTGAGGAGGAGATCGGTCTGGCCACCGTCTACCGGGTGCTCACCCAGTTCGAGGCCGCCGGTCTGGTTATCCGCCATCATTTCGAGGGCGGGCAGGCCGTGTTCGAACTCGATCGCGGCAAACATCATCACATGGTCGACTTGAGCAGCGGCAAGGTCACCGAGTTTACCAGCGACGAAATCGACGCGTTGCAAAAAGCGATCGCGGACAAGTACGGTTATGTGATCGAAGAGCGCAGCATGGTGCTCTACGTACGGCCGAAAAAAAGCCATCAGGATTAACGGCCGCATCGGTCAAACAGCCTGCGCGCGACCTATCATCTCTTGTGCGTGCGCGCGGGTCTTGGCCGTCATCTCCAGACCACCCAGCATCCTCGCGATCTCATCTATTTTCTGTAGATCGTCGAGCAGCGCTACCCGGGTTTGAGTTCCGTGTCCGCGTATCGCTTTGCTGACCTGATAATGATGATGCGTCTGCGCCGCCACCTGCGGCAGATGTGTCACGCACAACACCTGGCGTTGTCCGCTTAAACTTCGCAACTGTCGCCCCACCACTTCCGCCACCGCGCCACCGATGCCGCTGTCCACCTCGTCGAAGATAAGGGTAGGGATGCTTAAGTCATTGGCCGCGATGATCTGAATCGCCAGGCTGATGCGTGAGAGCTCGCCGCCGGAGGCGACTTTCGCCAGCGGCCGCAAGGGCTGGCCGGGATTGGCGCTGACCAGAAATTCGATGCGATCCAGTCCACTCGGCGCGATCTCGCGCGCGTCGTCGAAGTCAACGCGGATCTCGAAGCGTCCGCCAGCCAGCCCCAGGTCCTGCATCGCGGTGGATACTGCACTGCCGAGGTTCTCCGCGGCGGAAGCGCGCGCGCAATGCACGGCTTGCGCGGCGGCCTGATAATCGTCTGCGAGGACTCGCAGGCGCTGGTTAAGCCGCTCCAGGTCGTATTCCGGACTTTCCAGGATAGCCAGTTCAGCCTCCAGGGCCGTCTGGCGGGCCGGAATTTCCTCAGGACCGAGTCGATGCTTGCGGGCCAGGGTGTGGATATCGGCGATCCGCGCCTCCACCCACGCAAACCGCTGCGGGTCCAGGACAAGCCCGTCCGTATAACGGCGCAAAAGACTTGCGGCTTCCCGCAACTGGGCTTGCGCCGCGGTCAATAAATCCAGCGGTTCAGAGATGGCGTCATCGAGTTTGCTTAGCGATTCCAAGTCCGTGATCACCTGACTCAGCTGGCCGTCGACAGTGCCTTCGTCGTTTTCGTAAAGGGCGAGATAGGCTCGCGAGGTTGCGTCGCGGAGCTGATCGGCATGCGCCAGTCGGCGATGTTCTTCGCCCAGGGTTTCGAATTCGCCTTCGACCAGTGCAAGCTGCGTCAGATCCCGCGACTGAAAACGCAGCAGGTCGATCCGATCCTCGCGTTCGCGGGCCTGTTCGGTAAAGCCGCTGACTTTCTCGCGCAGGCTGCGCAACTCGTGATAAATCTCTGTAAGCCGCCGCAGGCGGGCACTGTTTGCCGCATGCGCATCCAGCAGTTCGCGCTGAGTGATGTTGCGAAGCAATGATTGGTGTTCATGCTGTCCATGAATATCGACCAGCATCTCGCCGAACTGACGCAGCAGTTGCAGGGCGGCGGGCGAGCCGTTGATGTAAGCTCTGGAACGGCCGTCGCGCGAAATGACGCGTCGCAACAGACACTCGCCGTTCTCTTCTAAGCCGTGCTCATCGAGCCACGCGCGCGCGTCATCCCGTTGTTCGATGTCGAGAGCCAGGGTGATCTCGGCGCGGTCGCCCAGCACCAGCCCCAGCGCGTCTATGAGTATCGACTTGCCCGCACCGGTCTCCCCGGTCAGCACGCTCATGCCCGGCCCGAACTCGAGTTCTAGCTCGTCGATGATGGCGAAATCGCGAATGTGGATGCGGGTCAGCACAGGGCCTCACCCCCATCGCAATTTGGCGCGCAACACTTGAAAATAATCGTGATCAAGCGGCTGGATCAGCCGGAATGCCGACGCCTTGCGGGCGATACACACGCGGTCATCGGGTATCAGATCGAAATTATCCTGGCCATCGAACGAGGCACGCGCACGGTTGTCGTTCTCCCGGCACACCACGACTTCGATGCGGCTTGCCGCATCGATCACGATAGGACGGTTAGTTAAGGTGTGCGGGCAGATCGGTACCAGCACGATCGCCTCCAGGCTGGGGTGCACAATCGGCCCGCCGCCGGACAGGGCGTAGGCCGTCGAACCGGTCGGGGTAGCGACGATCAGCCCGTCGGCACGCAAGGTATTGACCGGGCGACCGTCGATGTAGATTTCCAGCTCGATCATGCGGATAGAGCCCTGCACGTGCACCACCACTTCGTTGATGGCGTCGCTTTCCGCGAGAGTCTCGGCGCCCCGCGTCACGCGCGCCCGCAACAGATAACGCCGCTCTTCCTTGTAGCGGCCGGCGAGTATTTCGTCCAAGCGCGTGTACATGTCCTCGGGCAATATATCCGCCAGGAATCCCAGCCGGCCGCGGTTGATGGCCAGCAGTGGCACGCCGTGGTCCACCAGCGAGCGTGCGGCATGCAGCAGCGTGCCGTCGCCGCCGACCACGATCGCGAGATCGCAGCGCCGCGCGATCTCGTCACGACCTACACTGATCTCCGCAGCCTGCCGCAATACGCCGCCAGCGCTTTCGTCAACCAGCACCTGCGCGCCGCGCGCGTGCAAATATTCCAGCAGGCCGCGCGCGGTATCCGCGAGCAGCGCGTCGCCGGGTTTTGTGATCAGGCCAATGGTGTGGAACACGGTCATCACGGGTCTCTTTTACGTTAAAGGTATCACGCACGTTATACACGGCCAACCGGATGGTTTCTTGACACCAACCGGACGCGTATTGATGATAGGTCGGTGTGCCGGAAGATTCGTGCCGGCACACCGGACAGGGAACGCGCATGTCGGCAGAAAGTGGGCAATCTTCGGCAACGGCGCTCAGTGAGCGCGGGCAGCACCTGCTCCGTGTGCTGGTGCAAACTTACATCGGCGATGGCCGGCCAGTAGGTTCTCAAACCCTGCTGCGCGCCGCTGCGGTAGATTTGAGCCCGGCCACGATCCGCAGCGTCATGGCCGATCTTGAGGATCGCGGACTGATTTACTCGCCGCACGCCTCGGCCGGGCGCATCCCCACAGTCAAGGGTTATCGGCTGTTTATCGATACCATGCTGCGGGTGCTGCCGCTGCACGACGCGGTTATCGATCAGTTGAAGGAGCGGTTGAGTCGCGACCTGACGCCGCATTCGCTGGTCGAGGCGGCCTCGGACATGCTGTCTGGCATCACGCGTCTGGCGGGGGTTGTCACGGTGCCGCGCCAGGAACACGCGTCGTTGCGGCAGATCGAATTTTTAGGGCTTTCCGAGAATCGCGTGCTCGCGATCCTGGTGATGAACCAGCACGAGGTGCAGAACCGGGTTATACAGCTCGATCGCGCCTATTCCGAGTCCGAACTTCGCGAGGCGGCCAATTATCTCAACGCGAAGTTCGCAGGAAGAGGCATGGTTGCGCTGCGGCGCGAACTGCTCGCTGAACTCGACGCGGTGCGCGAGGACATGAACTGCATGATGCGCTCGGCCATCGAGTTGGGCGAGAAGGCGTTCGCGAGCGACGAACGCGTACAGGACGATTTCGTGGTCGTAGGTCAGACCAACCTCATGGGCTATGAGCAGCTTTCCGATGTGGACAAGCTGCGCCAGTTGTTCGACGCGTTCAGCACCAAGCGCGATATTCTGCATCTGCTGGACAAATGCATTTGCGCGCGCGGCGTGCAGATTTTCGTCGGCCAGGAATCCGGCTATCAGGTGCTGGACGAGTGCAGCGTCGTGTCGGCGCCGTATTCCGTGCAGGGCGATGTGATCGGCGTGCTCGGTGTGATCGGGCCCACGCGCATGCCCTACGACCGTGTGATTCCGATTGTCGATATTACCGCCAGGCTACTGGGTGCGGCCTTGAATACCCGGAGCCGCGACCCTACTTGAAGGTACGACCTTGAACCGCGGG is a window of Gammaproteobacteria bacterium DNA encoding:
- the rnhA gene encoding ribonuclease HI, translating into MANTVEIFTDGACRGNPGPGGWGALLRCRGREKNLLGAEPLTTNNRMELMAAIAALDALKSGCDVVLTTDSRYVMSGINTWMADWKKRGWRTVARKPVKNEDLWRRLDDACGRHRIEWRWVKGHSGHAENELVDRLANQAIDELLSRSDACNAARNVTAN
- the dnaQ gene encoding DNA polymerase III subunit epsilon codes for the protein MRQVVLDTETTGLEAAQGHRIIEIGCVEVINRRITGRQLHCYIQPDREIDAAAAEVHGITAEFLADKPRFAAVVDELVNFVRGAELIIHNAPFDVGFLDAELATVERGCVRDTCDVLDSLGLARQLHPGQKNGLDALCKRYGVDNSGRELHGALLDARILAEVYLAMTGGQSSLLLGELEAGSTQTDAPQRLTPRHAPLCVIKAGRDEREAHAATLRAIDQASGGQCLWLQSGENPHDNE
- the smpB gene encoding SsrA-binding protein SmpB, translated to MNKQTKPDRATIALNKKARHDFFIEERFEAGLALEGWEVKSLRAGRAQLMESYVVIRDAQAWLLGAHISPLTTASTHISPDPIRTRKLLLHREELDKLIGAVERKGQALVPTALYWKRGRAKLEVGLARGKKQFDKRAVEKQRDWQRDKQRLLKHSS
- a CDS encoding type II toxin-antitoxin system RatA family toxin, with translation MKTIHRDASVPYTPTEMFQLVDDIEAYPQFLPWCRVARVLARDQRQVRAMLAVAKGRIEKSFTTLNILRPHDQIDVRLVEGPFRKLDGLWRFESLAGGGCHVTLDMTFEMSSRLMAMTLGPVFNQAANMLVDAFVKRAREVYGRR
- a CDS encoding RnfH family protein, whose protein sequence is MDVAEQPASITVEVVYATCNEQAGVNLRMKSGATLRDAVERSGLLTRFADIDLNINKTGVYGRLTALDHRLREGDRVEIYRPLRADPKESRRQRARKGSEPSKSPKR
- a CDS encoding outer membrane protein assembly factor BamE; this encodes MTHQTSRLRQICLTVFMMISLVLAGCSVFSVHRIDVRQGNALKERDVKQLELGMNPEQVTYLLGNPLIDDSYHTDRWDYVYYYDPGYGKTEQRRLTVFFESGQVIRIKRPQGNA
- the fur gene encoding ferric iron uptake transcriptional regulator; translated protein: MESQDLKKAGLKVTLPRMKILEILEKSNPETHHLTAEDIYRLLLEAEEEIGLATVYRVLTQFEAAGLVIRHHFEGGQAVFELDRGKHHHMVDLSSGKVTEFTSDEIDALQKAIADKYGYVIEERSMVLYVRPKKSHQD
- the recN gene encoding DNA repair protein RecN — protein: MLTRIHIRDFAIIDELELEFGPGMSVLTGETGAGKSILIDALGLVLGDRAEITLALDIEQRDDARAWLDEHGLEENGECLLRRVISRDGRSRAYINGSPAALQLLRQFGEMLVDIHGQHEHQSLLRNITQRELLDAHAANSARLRRLTEIYHELRSLREKVSGFTEQAREREDRIDLLRFQSRDLTQLALVEGEFETLGEEHRRLAHADQLRDATSRAYLALYENDEGTVDGQLSQVITDLESLSKLDDAISEPLDLLTAAQAQLREAASLLRRYTDGLVLDPQRFAWVEARIADIHTLARKHRLGPEEIPARQTALEAELAILESPEYDLERLNQRLRVLADDYQAAAQAVHCARASAAENLGSAVSTAMQDLGLAGGRFEIRVDFDDAREIAPSGLDRIEFLVSANPGQPLRPLAKVASGGELSRISLAIQIIAANDLSIPTLIFDEVDSGIGGAVAEVVGRQLRSLSGQRQVLCVTHLPQVAAQTHHHYQVSKAIRGHGTQTRVALLDDLQKIDEIARMLGGLEMTAKTRAHAQEMIGRAQAV
- a CDS encoding NAD(+) kinase yields the protein MTVFHTIGLITKPGDALLADTARGLLEYLHARGAQVLVDESAGGVLRQAAEISVGRDEIARRCDLAIVVGGDGTLLHAARSLVDHGVPLLAINRGRLGFLADILPEDMYTRLDEILAGRYKEERRYLLRARVTRGAETLAESDAINEVVVHVQGSIRMIELEIYIDGRPVNTLRADGLIVATPTGSTAYALSGGGPIVHPSLEAIVLVPICPHTLTNRPIVIDAASRIEVVVCRENDNRARASFDGQDNFDLIPDDRVCIARKASAFRLIQPLDHDYFQVLRAKLRWG
- the hrcA gene encoding heat-inducible transcription repressor HrcA, yielding MSAESGQSSATALSERGQHLLRVLVQTYIGDGRPVGSQTLLRAAAVDLSPATIRSVMADLEDRGLIYSPHASAGRIPTVKGYRLFIDTMLRVLPLHDAVIDQLKERLSRDLTPHSLVEAASDMLSGITRLAGVVTVPRQEHASLRQIEFLGLSENRVLAILVMNQHEVQNRVIQLDRAYSESELREAANYLNAKFAGRGMVALRRELLAELDAVREDMNCMMRSAIELGEKAFASDERVQDDFVVVGQTNLMGYEQLSDVDKLRQLFDAFSTKRDILHLLDKCICARGVQIFVGQESGYQVLDECSVVSAPYSVQGDVIGVLGVIGPTRMPYDRVIPIVDITARLLGAALNTRSRDPT